Genomic DNA from Prevotella intermedia ATCC 25611 = DSM 20706:
GCATTGCTCCACATGGCACGATAAGGAATCATTACACCCTTCGAGTTTCCAGTAGTTCCGCTGGTGTAATTGATAAGTGCCAACTCGTCTGGACTTTGCTCACGATAGTAGTGAACATGCTCGGGGCGGAAGTACTTTGGGTACTTCTTTCCAAACATTTCGTTGAGATGCTCGCGTGCGTATGTAAGCTTTTCGGTACGGCTCAACGTGAGCGAGAGATCGGGAAGATAGATAATGCCTTCGAGTGCAGGCATCTTCGTAGCGTCAATTTCCGTAGCAACGACATCGCCCACAAAGAGTATCTTCGATTCAGAGTGGTTCACGATGTTGTGTATCTGTTCTGGCGTAAACTCGTGCAGAACGGGTACCGCCACTGCACCGTATGTAAGGGTTGCCAAGAAAGCAGCAGCCCACATTGAAGAGTTACGTCCGCAAAGAGCGATTCTATCGCCTTTTTGCACTCCACTTGCCTCAAACATGATGTGTATCTTCTCTATTTTACGAGCAACATCATGATATTGAAGCGTCTTTCCCTTATAGTCTGTCAGAGCATCTAAGTCCCAATGTTCAATGACACTCTTCTCTATTAATTCGTTAAAACTTGGAATCTGTTGCATTATAAATGTCTTAAAACAGTGCAAAGGTATTCATTTTTTTGCACATTTCAAAAATATATGTGCAGCAATTGCACTTTTTCTGTTAATTTGTGCAATTTCTTTAATGCAACAAAGTGGGCTTTCCGTTATTCGTAATGCATCGTTTTGGCAGGGTGAATGTGGCTAATCAGATAGCTTGGCGCAATGAGAACAAAGACACATATTAATAAGGTGGCAAGGTTTAAAGCCAATATAAGCAGCACGTTGAGTTCGACTGGAACGGTGCTGACATAGTATGTCTTAGGGTCGAGCGTAACAAAACCAGTGTATTTCTGCAAGAATACCAGTCCTAAGCCCACGAGATTGCCCCACAGCAAGCCTTTTCCAATGATGAAAGTAGCAAACCATAGGAAGATGTGGCGTATCTGGGCGTTCTTTGTTCCCATCGCTTTCATAATACCAATCATCTGCGTGCGCTCCAAGATAATGATGAGCAAACCCGAAATCATCGTTACTCCTGCAACCGAAACCATAAGTGCGAGGATTATCCAAACGTTCAAATCCATAAGGTCGAGCCACGAGAATATCTGCGGATTTTGCTCCATTATCGTGGCAGTCGAATAGCTGTCGCCATATCGGTCGGTCTTTCCTTTCACCTTATTCAATATGTTTAAGGCGACGGCATCGAGCTGTTCAAAGTCGTTTACCTGCACTTCTGCCCCGCTACACTGCTCTGTCTGCCAGCCATTCAGCTTGTTTGTAGTGTACAAATCGGTGAAACAAATCTGCGAATCGAACTGTTTCAAGTTGGTTTCGTAGATGCCCGAAATGGTAAAACGGCGAGTACGCACTCCCTGTTCGTTCACAAAGTAGGCATAAATCCTATCCCCCACCTTCAAATCAAGCTTCTCTGCAATGGCTTTTGAAAGCAATATTTTCTGCTGACTCTTTACATCTGAGAACGCTGGAATGCTGCCCGCAACCATATTTTGATGTATAAAGGTAGAGTCAAAATCGCTTCCCACACCTTTCAGCATTACACCAAGGAAGTCGTCATCGGTCTTCAAGATACCCTGTGTGTAGGCATAACGCTGCACGTGGCGCACACCTTGCGTTTGCATCAAGGCACGTTTCAGACTGTCGTTCACCACAATGGGGTAATTCTCGGAACGCTGAAAGGAATTGAAATTAGCCACCGTGATATGGCTGCCAAAGCCTACGACCTTATCACGGATAGTATGTTTGAAACCAAGAACAACACAAACAGACACTATCATAACGGCAAGACCGATTGCAACACCAAGCATAGCAATGCGAATGGCGGGTTTAGACACCTTTCTATCTTTGTCTTCGTTGCCGTTTATCTTTCGTGCTATAAATAAAGGAAAGTTCATTTGCTTGTATTTTATTGTTCTTTTGCTTAATAAACGAATGCAAAGATAGAACTTTTTTTCGTTTTAATGGCATTAAAAAACTATTAAGCCATATCCCGACTCCTAAAAGTTATTAATACATAGGGGCGAGTATTAAATACAGAATTGCCCAATCTGCCTGCGAAACCTACTCTTGGGATGAGAATTATTTAAAGATACAAGAACAGAATAAAACAAAAACGCAAGTCCTGTTTTCCAACAAGCCTTGCGTCATCACATCAATCAGAGGGTATAATGTAAGATGTGTATGTTTTATGGGTGCTCACTACCACCCGGAGTAGAAGGCGAGCCTGAATCGTCTGAAACCGTCTTGCCTTTCCATTCTTCCCATTCGATGTCCACGTCCGACAAACCACGGGTAGACACACGTCCCTTACCTCCGCCACGGTAGCGGGTCTCGGGTAGGAAACGCACACGCACGCCGTTGATGAGTTTGGCTGTTACTTCCTTCTCCGTAGCAACGCCGTTTTTATTGGTTGATGCCGTGAAATAGAACGAGCCGATACCATCTAACTTCACCGAGCGTCCCTGCGCCATATAGTCGCCCATCACGCCACCGAGGGCGGTCAGCACGGCGCGAACATCGGCAGGACTCACCGTCGATTCGGCTGCTAAACGCTTCGCCACTTGTTCAGTACTGATGGGTGAACCTACTAAAACGGATTTGGGATACCATTTTCCGTTCACTTTCATTTTCATTTTCTTGTAGAATGCCATGGTTTTTAAAATTATGTGCCTTTGGGTTGCGCAAATGTTAATAAGTACGAAAGTACATTTTGTACCCCACGAAAGTATATTTCGTGCCCTACAAAAGTATATTTCGTCGCTGTCTCTATCTGCGTTACTCGTCGGCTGGTTAGTATTGTGTTAATAAATTAAAATCAACTAATGGTTTCTCATTATATTAAAAGTGCCATGCCCCACCGTCTTGTACGGATTGGGGCATGGCTGAATATAGTTATTAGTCTTCCCAAGAATTGTAGCTTGACATCTCCTCATTGAAGAACCAGCCTTCCTTGGCACCTATGTCGTTCTCATCGCCGGGTTTAATACCGTGGTCGGGGTCGTTATCTATGCCGACGCTCCATATCTCCATCAGAGCTTCGCTGTTTACTTTAATCACCTCTATGAGAGGTTTCACATATACTGTCTTCTTCATATTTTGTTCTTCCCTTATTTAATGATTACCTTTTTTCCATTGTGGATATACACACCCTTTGTAGGCTTGCTTACTTGTACACCGTTCAAATTATAGTAAGGCGCATTGTC
This window encodes:
- a CDS encoding ABC transporter permease — encoded protein: MNFPLFIARKINGNEDKDRKVSKPAIRIAMLGVAIGLAVMIVSVCVVLGFKHTIRDKVVGFGSHITVANFNSFQRSENYPIVVNDSLKRALMQTQGVRHVQRYAYTQGILKTDDDFLGVMLKGVGSDFDSTFIHQNMVAGSIPAFSDVKSQQKILLSKAIAEKLDLKVGDRIYAYFVNEQGVRTRRFTISGIYETNLKQFDSQICFTDLYTTNKLNGWQTEQCSGAEVQVNDFEQLDAVALNILNKVKGKTDRYGDSYSTATIMEQNPQIFSWLDLMDLNVWIILALMVSVAGVTMISGLLIIILERTQMIGIMKAMGTKNAQIRHIFLWFATFIIGKGLLWGNLVGLGLVFLQKYTGFVTLDPKTYYVSTVPVELNVLLILALNLATLLICVFVLIAPSYLISHIHPAKTMHYE
- a CDS encoding HU family DNA-binding protein encodes the protein MAFYKKMKMKVNGKWYPKSVLVGSPISTEQVAKRLAAESTVSPADVRAVLTALGGVMGDYMAQGRSVKLDGIGSFYFTASTNKNGVATEKEVTAKLINGVRVRFLPETRYRGGGKGRVSTRGLSDVDIEWEEWKGKTVSDDSGSPSTPGGSEHP